From the Ctenopharyngodon idella isolate HZGC_01 chromosome 3, HZGC01, whole genome shotgun sequence genome, one window contains:
- the LOC127509206 gene encoding muscle, skeletal receptor tyrosine protein kinase-like isoform X1 → MLQHFFGLVYLSAVSQLVSFTGTHAAECPLQLNPQRVVVEYGGSVSVNCNTSVTHQGMGWEASEGAVPQSRDSLITWRVSNLREWDIQPYCYINHNGQCQLELPVTIYKTPDSVSISTVNHNGPMMEGNQYELQCDVLNVAPVQYLTVKWYKGQTLVDQTNFTDTIKTPVNETNTLLIRPNRTDEGAQYRCEAELELGAEGPQPPPKLTSDPLSVEVYYKPQHSSSTETISISNEVTLNCTVKANPAPTYTWDSEHLKEKITSSVLPSSKLSPGNYTCIATNSRGRDSKVFIVKSTGSRPTFWTVLIFFQLLFALIIVI, encoded by the exons ATGCTTCAACATTTCTTTGGACTTGTTTATCTCTCGGCAGTTTCACAGCTTGTGAGTTTCACAG GGACACATGCTGCTGAATGTCCTCTTCAGCTCAACCCACAGAGAGTTGTTGTGGAGTACGGCGGTTCTGTGTCAGTTAACTGTAACACTTCTGTCACGCATCAAGGGATGGGATGGGAAGCCAGTGAGGGAGCAGTGCCCCAGAGCAGAGACAGTCTGATCACATGGAGAGTGTCAAATCTGAGAGAATGGGACATACAGCCATACTGCTACATAAACCATAATGGACAGTGTCAATTAGAGCTCCCAGTGACTATTTACA AGACTCCAGACAGTGTGTCCATCAGCACTGTGAATCACAACGGACCAATGATGGAGGGAAACCAGTATGAGCTTCAGTGTGACGTTCTCAATGTGGCTCCTGTTCAGTATCTCACTGTCAAATGGTACAAAGGACAGACTCTGGTGGATCAAACCAACTTCACTGACACCATCAAGACTCCAGtaaatgaaacaaacacacTCCTGATCCGTCCAAACAGAACTGATGAAGGAGCTCAGTACAGGTGTGAAGCAGAGCTGGAACTGGGAGCAGAAGGACCTCAACCTCCTCCTAAACTCACATCAGATCCTCTCAGTGTTGAAGTTTAct ATAAACCACAACACTCCAGTTCAACAGAGACCATCAGTATAAGCAATGAGGTCACACTAAACTGTACAGTGAAGGCAAACCCGGCTCCTACATACACATGGGACTCTGAACATCTGAAAGAGAAGATCACCTCCTCAGTGCTCCCGTCCTCCAAACTCAGTCCAGGAAACTACACATGTATCGCCACAAACTCTCGGGGAAGAGACAGCAAAGTGTTTATCGTCAAATCTACAG GTAGTCGTCCCACATTCTGGACTGTTCTCATTTTCTTCCAGTTGCTTTTTGCATTAATAATTGTCATTTAG